In a genomic window of Jeotgalibacillus aurantiacus:
- the icd gene encoding NADP-dependent isocitrate dehydrogenase, whose amino-acid sequence MTQGEKITVTNGNLNVPNHPIVPFIEGDGTGPDIWASASRVLDAAVEKAYNGEKKIVWKEVLAGEKAFNETGEWLPQATLDAINEYFIAIKGPLTTPIGGGIRSLNVALRQQLDLFTCLRPVRYFEGVPSPVKRPEDTDMVIFRENTEDIYAGIEFAEGSDEVKKLINFLQDEMGATNIRFPETAGIGVKPVSKEGTERLVRSAINYALTENRKSVTLVHKGNIMKFTEGAFKKWGYDLAEREFGDKVFTWNQYDKIKDEQGTDAANKAQSDAEAAGKIIIKDSIADIFLQQILTRPAEFDVVATMNLNGDYISDALAAQVGGIGIAPGANINYDTGHAIFEATHGTAPKYAGLDKVNPSSVILSGVLLLEHLGWSEAANLVTSAMEKTIASKVVTYDFARLMDGATEVKCSEFGTALIENM is encoded by the coding sequence ACGAACGGAAATCTTAACGTACCAAACCACCCGATCGTACCATTTATCGAAGGTGACGGAACGGGTCCAGATATCTGGGCATCTGCTTCACGCGTTTTAGATGCAGCAGTTGAAAAAGCGTATAACGGCGAAAAGAAAATCGTATGGAAAGAAGTACTGGCTGGAGAAAAAGCATTCAACGAAACAGGCGAATGGCTTCCACAGGCAACACTTGACGCAATCAATGAATACTTCATTGCAATTAAAGGTCCTCTTACAACACCAATTGGCGGAGGAATCCGTTCATTGAACGTGGCTCTTCGTCAGCAGCTTGACCTGTTTACATGTCTTCGTCCTGTGCGTTACTTTGAAGGCGTTCCTTCACCTGTAAAGCGCCCGGAAGATACTGATATGGTCATCTTCCGTGAAAACACAGAGGATATCTACGCCGGGATCGAGTTTGCAGAAGGCTCTGATGAAGTGAAAAAGCTGATCAACTTCCTTCAGGATGAAATGGGTGCAACAAACATCCGCTTCCCTGAAACTGCAGGTATTGGTGTGAAGCCGGTATCTAAGGAAGGTACTGAGCGTCTTGTGCGTTCAGCAATCAACTATGCACTGACTGAAAACCGTAAGTCTGTCACTCTTGTTCATAAAGGTAACATCATGAAGTTTACAGAAGGAGCGTTCAAAAAGTGGGGTTACGACCTTGCAGAGCGTGAATTCGGGGATAAAGTTTTCACATGGAACCAGTATGACAAGATTAAAGACGAGCAGGGTACAGACGCTGCTAACAAAGCACAAAGCGATGCTGAAGCTGCCGGAAAAATCATCATCAAGGATTCCATTGCGGATATCTTCCTTCAACAGATCCTTACACGTCCTGCAGAGTTCGATGTTGTTGCAACAATGAACCTAAACGGTGACTATATTTCTGATGCACTTGCTGCACAGGTTGGTGGAATCGGAATTGCTCCTGGAGCAAACATTAACTATGACACTGGACACGCTATTTTCGAAGCAACACACGGAACAGCTCCAAAATATGCAGGTCTTGATAAAGTAAACCCTTCATCTGTTATCCTTTCAGGCGTGCTTTTACTTGAGCACCTAGGATGGAGTGAAGCGGCTAATCTTGTCACTTCAGCAATGGAAAAAACAATTGCATCTAAAGTTGTTACTTATGACTTTGCCCGTCTGATGGATGGCGCAACAGAAGTTAAATGTTCTGAGTTCGGAACAGCT